The DNA window GAGCCAAAACCACTTTATAGCTGTTTTTTAGTAGCTGAAAATGTTTCTCTTGGGAAGGTGGGTTCGGCCACCCGTCAAAAAAACCTGTAAGCATTTCCGAAGAAATACTATCTAGTGAAGTTGTGTATATCATATCTAATCTCCTTTCTGATCTAAACTAGTTTTTATCAGAAGGATTTATTAATAAAATAGCAATCCCATTGTTTTTGCCTCCTATTATGGAAATAATAGTTATCTGTAAGGTATTCAACAATAGTTGGATAATTCCTTTTAAAAACGAATCTATGTAGGTGAGCTCTTTGAACATTTTTACAGTAGAAACTTGGGATGACGTTCTGTGGCAGCAAGCGAAAAGAATATATAATGAAGCTTTTGGAAATAAGGATGCAAAATCTGAAAAGATTATTCGTAATATGTTTGATAGGGGTATTGCCCAGCTCCATGTAATGTTTGTAGAAACTAGAGTGGTAGCACTGGCGATAACTGGTCATTTAAAAGGTGAGAATTCACTAATTATTGATTACTTGGCTGTGGGTAGCAGTTACAAACAACGAGGTTATGGAAGTAATTTAGTAAATTATATTGGGGAGTGGGCAGTAAATGAAAAGAAGATCAATAGAATTTTTATTGAGGTAGAGTGTGAGGAAACGGTGGAGAATTTAGAGCGGATTCTCTTTTGGAAGAAATGTGGTTTTATGTTAACGAACTATGTACACAGATATAAGTGGGTGCCTGAAACTTATAAAGGGATGTATCTTCTGTTAGAAGGGGACGATGTGACAATTAAGGGTGAAGACATCTTTGATGAAATTGGTAAGTTTCATAGGATTTCTTTTCGTAAATAAAAATGGAAAATAATGTTATGGGTGTGTTAAAGTAAGTTGTATAGGAGGGGTATCATTGGTAATTAATACTGCTAAATTAGAAATTTTTGTAGGTGCATTAGCAATCATTACAGGATTTACATATGTACTTGGTGTATTTGGACCAACCGAAGCAGAAGTATCTGATTGGGGGTTCTTTGCTGCTGTATTAGGCGGAATCATGATCTACTTTAGGATGAATAAATCCACAACGAAAACTTCTAACTTGATTAAAACGGTTTTTGCATTCTTATTATTGCTTATCCAAATACCGGCTGTTATTCTGTGGTTCATGTTTAGTGGGAGTGGTATATCTGATGGAAGTCCAGCAAGTGATTTTGTAGCACACTGGATTTATGCAGTACCACATATAGCTATTATTATTTTAGGGTTATTAGTTATTTTGTTTATGTTTACAAGAAAAACTGTATAAGTCGAAGTGCTCAGGAGAGGTTTTTGTCTGTGCGCTTTTTTTAGTTATATGTTAACCCCCATTTTTCCCCCTAGTATTACTACATTTTTATCCCCTAAATGGT is part of the Cytobacillus luteolus genome and encodes:
- a CDS encoding GNAT family N-acetyltransferase produces the protein MNIFTVETWDDVLWQQAKRIYNEAFGNKDAKSEKIIRNMFDRGIAQLHVMFVETRVVALAITGHLKGENSLIIDYLAVGSSYKQRGYGSNLVNYIGEWAVNEKKINRIFIEVECEETVENLERILFWKKCGFMLTNYVHRYKWVPETYKGMYLLLEGDDVTIKGEDIFDEIGKFHRISFRK